The following proteins come from a genomic window of Rutidosis leptorrhynchoides isolate AG116_Rl617_1_P2 chromosome 10, CSIRO_AGI_Rlap_v1, whole genome shotgun sequence:
- the LOC139870329 gene encoding uncharacterized protein, which produces MHSVIEMGLDTQVGWVLKLNGPVIFDDHVLGCSLLQELSVIRTSIGEDVVVWSPSISGNFNVAEAMRLLVIADNANSPDWKNLIWNNRFPSKISIFHWLDCNRSIPVKDTLIRRHIISAHSSSFCVWCNSEPETVDHLLIHCSWS; this is translated from the coding sequence ATGCATTCTGTTATTGAGATGGGCCTTGATACGCAAGTAGGCTGGGTCTTAAAACTTAATGGGCCTGTTATTTTTGATGATCATGTGTTGGGGTGTTCCCTGCTCCAGGAACTCTCTGTTATCCGAACGTCTATTGGGGAGGACGTGGTTGTATGGTCTCCTTCTATTTCGGGTAATTTTAATGTGGCCGAGGCCATGAGACTTCTTGTTATTGCGGATAATGCTAATTCTCCGGATTGGAAAAACCTTATTTGGAACAATCGGTTCCCTTCCAAGATTTCTATTTTTCATTGGTTGGATTGTAATCGTAGTATACCGGTTAAAGATACTCTCATCCGAAGACATATTATTTCGGCTCATAGTTCTTCGTTTTGCGTTTGGTGCAACTCCGAACCCGAAACCGTAGATCATTTGCTTATCCATTGTTCTTGGTCTTAA